GCGGAGGCGTGAAGGAATCGGGCGGCGGCGAACCCAACACGCCGTGCAAACCATGCAGTTCGATCGCGGTGTGGCGATACTGGTTGCCATCGATCTTGACCGCGCGGGCCAGCGTCTTTTCGTGCAGGTAGGGCAAGTGCCAGCCTTCGAGCTGGGCTTCCTGCAAGGTCTTCCAGTTCACCTGCTCGTCGATGCGGTACGAAAATGCGGGCGTATAGCCGTTAAAGTCGAACCGGCCGATCTCGTCCGCCACCGGTCCCAGGTATTCGAGCAGCGTCTGTTCGGGCCGGTCCGCCAGATTGACGAAGATGAAACCCTTCCAGATGGCGCAATGAACGGGCGTGAGGCCATTTTCCGCCGGATTTACGCCGGGGAAGTTCTCGGCATCGGTGATCTGCACCAGCTTGCCGGTGGTGTCATAGACCCAGCCGTGGAAGCGGCAGGCCAGATAGCCGCGGCATGACCCTTCCGCATCCCACGCTACCGGTGCGCCACGGTGCGAACACATATTGTGGAACGCGCGATATTCTCCGTCCTTGCCGCGGATCACCAGCAGCGAAGTGTCGAGGATCTTGAGGTCGGCGACGAAATAATCGCCCGGATTGGGCGCCTGTTCCACGCGCCCGACGTTGAGCCACTTGCGGCGGAACACCCGCTCGCGCTCCAGATCAAAGTATTCCTGGGAGGTATAGCGCTCGACCGGGATCGGGCCGCGGCCCTCTTCGGGATAGCGATCCATGAAACGGCACGGTGCGGTGCTCATGCGGCGGCTCCCTTGCCGGCCAGCGGCCAGGCATCATGCGTGGGGACGAAACGGGAGATCGGGAAGACGTATTTGGGCGCAGGATCGCCATACATCTCGATCGTGGCGGAACATTCCGCGAGGGCTAGGCACATGTCGAGAAGAGTGCGATCCGCCCCGTCGATTTCCGACAGGGGCCGCTGTCCGAAATATTCAAAGGCGGCGGGGCTGCGCTCCAGCATGGTATCGTAGAACACCTGGCTCTCTTCGAGCGAGGACGACCAGCGCTTGTCGTTGCGTTCCCCCTCGGTGGGTCTTGCCCAGTCCAGGAACGGCAGCAGATCTTCAAACCCTTCAGGCAATTCGCGTTCCACACAGCCCTCCCTGTCGCGCCACGGCATGAGGAGACTGCGGGAACGCCGCGCCGAAACGCTATCCCGCCCCTGCAGCCGGTGACCGCTGAGTGCGGAATTTCGACACGATCCGCGCCGGCAACGGACAGGCCGTGCGAACCCGTCACTTCGATGGGATATAATACCTGTTAGGTATGAAGTGGCGCAGATTCAGTATTGGACGCGGCAAACCTCAGGGATCACGCTTCCACCGGAATCAGGGAAATTTTGCCACCCGGCGCCGCAGGGAGCGCTGGCGCAAGGCGATACCCGGAGAACCGTTCATGACCCATCGCATCAAGATGATCGTTCCCGTGCCGGTGCCGCAGCAAGCCCTTGCCGCATTCGCCGGCCAGATCCCCGCCGGGCTGGTCCGGCCGGACATCGCCATCGAGTTCGCCTGCGCGGCGCGCGGCGGGGCGACGCTCGATTCCCTCTATGAAGGCACGATCGCCGATGCCTTCTGCCTGGAGGCGGGATGCCGCGCGGAGGAGGAGGGCTTCAGCGCGGTCTGCATCAATTCGATGAGCGATTCCGGCGTGGCAGCGCTGCGGTCGCGGTTGACCATCCCCGTGGTCGGCACGGCACAGGCGACCTATCATCTCGCCTGCCAGCTCGGCAAGAAATTCGCGATCCTGTCGATGTGGGATAACTGGCGCTGGCTCTATGACAAGGTCCTGACCGAACAGGGACTGCACCACCGCCTCGCCGCGATCCGCTCGATCGGCGTGCGCCCCGATACCGCCGAACTGCTGGCGGGCAAGGAGGACAGCGTCTTCCCGCTGCTGATGGACGCCGCGCGCCGCGCGATCGAGGAGGACGGGGCGGACGTGCTGGTGCTGGGATCGACCACCATGCACCAGTCGCACGCCTATCTCGCCGCGCACCTGCCCGTGCCGGTGCTCAATCCCGGCCTCGTCGCATTCAAGGCGTGCGAAACTTTGATCGACCTTGGCCTGTCCCATAGTAGAAAGGGCTTTGCGCCGCCCGAGAGGATCATCGACAACGTCTTCGAAGCAGCGTGAATCGGGAGCGGAATCGACCAGCTCAAGCGGAGGTCCAACGATAATGATCCCAGCCATGACTTCTGTCCGCTCTTGGGATGGCAGCGATCTTCCGCTGCCCAGCCTGACGCGCCTAGCGACACGCGATATCAACGAGGTCCATGATCACATGAGCCGCATGTTCTGCCCGCACGACCTGCGGGTGGAAGGCGGCAACCCGCCCCTTGCATTCCGGCACCATCAGGCCTCGCTCAAGTCGGTCACGTTCAACGCCACCGACTACGGCAACCCCTATGGCCGGGTGGTGGTGAACATCCCGCCGACCGACGTGCTCTATCTTGTCCAGTTCTCGCTGCGCGGCGTCGCGCAGATCACGCAGGACAACGCGACCTTTGAGCTGCACCCCGGCCAGATGTGCGTGCTTGGCCCCGACGCCAAGGTCCGGCAGATGTTCGGAGACGGCTACAAGCACTTCACCGTCAAGATGGACAAGAGCGGGCTGGAGGCCATTCTGGCGCAGGAACTGGGGTTTCGGCCGGGTGACCTTCATTTCTCGCCGCAACCGGTTCGGCTCGAAGGCGCGGCCGCCGCGTTCGCGCAGCTTGTTCGCACCGTGTGCGACAATCTCGATTCCGGCATCGAAACCGGGTTGAGCGGGTTCAACCATGCGCGCGCAAGCGGCGCGGTGGAGGAGACACTCCAGCGGCTGTTGCTGGCCGCCGTGCCCCATAACCATTCCGACCTGTTCGACGCGCCGGCTTCGTGCCCCGCCCCCTATTACGTGCGCCGGGTCGAGGAGTTCATCCACGAACACGCGCAAGCGCCGATCACGCTGGAAGAAATGATCGTCGTTTCCGGTGTCAGCGCGCGGTCGCTCCATGCGGGCTTCCGGCGCTTCCGCAACACCACGCCGATGCTCTATCTCAAGAACCACCGGCTCGATCTGGCACGGCGGCAATTGCGCGAGGGCGCCGATACCGGCGTTTCTGTCACAGAAGTCGCGCTGGCCTGTGGTTTCACCCACCTGTCGAAATTCGCCCGCGATTACCTCGAACGGTTCGGCGAGCGGCCGTCGATGACGCTGAAGCGCATGTCCGGCCGCTGATCGCGAAAGCACATCTCAGCCAAGCCCAAACTGGGCGGCAGTGAAGACAAAGCGCTCCTCCGCCGGAAAGGCCGCCAGCGCGAGCAGCCGGCCGCCTTCATGGCGCAAGTGCCATGTCCGGCGGATCACCGGTTGCTGGCGCGCGAAGGCCGCCGGATCGAACAGCACCAGATTGCACCCGCCACCGGGATCGCGCGCGGAGCGGGTGCGGATCAGCGCGATCCGGGCTTCGCGCGCCTGCGCGGCAAGATCCTGGCAGGCCGTGTAGTCCAACGGATCGATCCAGCGCGCCGCTTCGTTGTCGAAAGGCGGAAGTGTCAGGTCGAGCGCCGAAGCCGTCGCCAGCGCGGCGGTGAAACTGGTGTGTTCGCTCGTGGTCGAAGGCGGTACAAACCCGGGGGACCGCTGGAAGAAACGCAAGCGCCAATAAGCCGTTTCAGCGATGGCCGTGGCCTCGCGCTCGGCCGCGTAGAAGATGCCGGGGCGTTCGTTCGCGCGGCGGAAGCGGCTTTCGTTGCGATGGCCATAACGGAAGGGCGAAGCAAGCAGGTAGTGCAGCCCGCGCGTTTCCGGCGGCAGATCGGGCTTGACCGCGTCCGCCAGCATTTCGAGCCGCGCCTGGTCCGCCAGTCCGTCGGCCAGACGGTTGGTGGAGATGCGGTGCTGGGCTTCCACCACCCGCCAGGCATCACCCCGCCATGGCCGGGCTTCAGACGCGAGCGCGGTAGGCGTCCACATAATCGCACACGGAAATCAGGCCCCGGAAACTGTCGATCAGGTCGAGCGGACGGGCATTGAGATCGAGGTTGGCGGTTTCCAGCCAGCGCCGCGCGGCAGCATCGTCGCTGCCGAGCAGCGCATCGAGGCTGCGGAACAACCGCAGCAGAAACTGGCCCGCCTCATAGGACTTGGAAGCCGGATCGAGCACCGACCGACCGCTGCGCAGGCGCGAGACCGTGGCGGCCGACACACCGAGCACCGTGCCCAGCTTGGTGTTGCTGAAATTCCAGAAATCGGCGATCCGCCCCAGCGCGGAGGTCAGGATTTCCGCATCGCCGCGCGGCGGGCTGTCAAACCGGGTCGCCATGCCTTCTCCTTTCATATGCATGATATAGGAGAAACTCATTCATTTGAACAGATGGCTTCTGCAAAAATTCCTCTCCGGCCCGATCGGCAAAAGACGACAGGGAAGCCGGGGGCTCCCCTGTCGCAAGGGTGGATTGCCTTTCGCGCAATGCGCCGCCGTCAGGCGTCGATCACCACGTCGTCGCCGGACACCGAGACGCAATAGGTTCTGACCGCGATCGAACAGGGCGCGCCGATCGCTTCCCCGGTGCGGATGTCGAAACTGCCCATGTGGAACGGGCAGAGGATCTTGCCGCCGTCCACTTCGCCTTCGGCCAGCGAGGCATCGCCGTGCGTGCACAGATCGTCCGTCGCGAAGAATTCGCCATCGAGGTTGTAGACGGCCAGCGCGCGTCCGTCGTCGAGATCGACGCGGATGACTTCGCCGGCGGGTATGTCACGGGTTGCGCAGAGTTTGATCGTCACAAGTTCACCGGTTTCTTGAATTGCCATGAAGGCACGGCCTCGCCCTGAAGGCGGACATCGAGCCTCACTTTGGAAAAGCGCCATCCTTCAGGCGTAAGCACCACATCGCTGTCGTACCAGCCGCCAAACCAGGTGTCGGTCGGGCTGGCGTGCCCCTGATCACCGGCTGCGGGAGCCATCGTGCACAGCTCCCACAAGTACCAGTGGCAACGCCCGGAACGCAGGTCCGCCGCAAGTTCGATCAGCGGCGAGACCATGTAGTGGATCGACCACAGCACCCTGTCGGCCGCAAGACCGGCCAGGCCCGCCGCGATCGCATCGCGGCCGACGAGATCGGCGAACCCTTCGGCCGACCACACCGCGTTAGCGGCGAAGAGCGGACCGAGAATCGCGGGATCGTTCTTGCGGTCCGCCCCCAACGCGTAACGCGCCACGAGATCCCCGATCTCCGCACGCGCCTCCAGCCGTGCCAGCCTGTATTCGCCGGACGTGGGCTCCGCCATGTCAGGGATGTGCCATCGGCTGCAGGCCCTGCCAGGTCGGCTGCGCGCCATGCACCGCCACGAAGCGCGTTTCCTCGAAGGCATAGGGCACGCCGACCGCGCCGCCGTAAAGTTCCAGGTGCGGCGCGACTTCGGCCAGCGACAGCGCGATGTTGTAGAGCGGCTGCAGCGCTTCGGGCAGGCCGCCGAGCGGATACTTGTCCACTTCGGCAAGGATCGCTTCAAGACGCGGTAGGGTCGCATCGTAGAACGCCTTGAGCGCCTGCGGCGTCGCGGTGCGGCGGCGCGTCTGGCGTTCGTCGGCCGTCGGCAATGCCCATTCGAGCCAGGGGGAAAGGTCCGCGAAATCCGCGGGCAGCGAAAGCTGGGTCATGATCTGCGTCCTGTTCAGGCGTTGACGTACTGGTCGACGACGGCGGCGCTGTGGCGGATGAGGATTTCATCGTCCTGCAGGTGCTGCTGCGTCTTCGCCCGCGACTCCATCGCCCGCTGGGTATCTTCCATGGTGGCGGTGTCTTCGAGCCAGGCGTTGCGCTGGAGCGTCATCGCATGCTCGATCGCCCAGCGTTCCGCGTTGGTCCTGGGCGCACGCACGTAATAGCGGCCTTCCCACACGGTGCGGTTGTGCGCGGTCGGCCAGAACTGGTGGGTAAACCATATCCCTTCCGACACATGCAGCAGCGTGTTCGGGAAAATGACGCTCAGCTCGAAGGCGAAATCGCCGCGATGATCGGGATTGATCGTCTTCGGCAGCATCGATTCGCCGCGGCGCGAAACAAGGCTCGCACCGGATATCGCGTTGGCCACGGCGGAAACCGGCGTCGGCTTGGCGTCCAGCGTCAGGCACACCGCGCAAGTCCGGTGCGGCCCCATCAGCTTCACGTTCTGCAGGCCGGTGGAAAACACGTTCGGGAACGAGCCGGCGTGGATCGTATCGACGTGATAGGCTTCGGCAAAGGCATCGTGCGCCACCTTCCAGTTGCACGCCAGCTCAGTGCGATAGGTGAAGCCGAAGTCCATCTCGTCGAATGGATAGCCGCGGAAGTGCTCGGCATAGTCGCCCAGGTATTCTTCCAGCGTCTGTTCGGGCTGCGGGGCGACGTTGATGAAGAGGAACCCCTCCCACACCCCCAACGCGATTTCGGTGAGGCCGTTGTGCGCCTTGTCGAAGCACGAATAGAACCGTTCCTCGCTCGGCACGCTCTTGAGCGCGCCGTCCGCGCCATAGACCCAGCCGTGAAAACGGCAGGTAACGACGGCGGCCTTGCTCTTGCCGTAGGTTTCCTCGCCGATCTCGGTCACCACCGTATTGCCGCGATGCGCGCACATGTTGTGAAACGCGCGAACCACGCCGTCCTTGCCCCGGATGATGATCGCCGACGTACCGGCAGCCTCGATCCGCTTGACCTTGTAGTCCCCGGCCTTGGGAATTTCGCTGGCGCGGCCGACGCAGAGCCAGACCTTGCTGAAAATCTTTTCCTTCTCCTGCTCGTACCAGGCGGGGGAGATGTAAGGCTCGGTCGGGATCGGACCGGAGCCGAGTTCGGGGTACTTTTCCAGCCAGCGATGTTGGATGTTCATGGCCATTCTCTCCAATGGATGCGCGTGTCCCGCCTCACTCGACGAAGATGTCGAGCGGCAGGACCGCCGAAACGATGACGTTGGGAACGTCGACAAGCTGGCCGATGCGCAGGTCCACGGCGGCGGCGCAGATCGCATAGGCCTGTTCGCGGGTGTATCCCTTGTTGGTCGCGATCCAGTCGATCATCCGCAGCAGCGCGTCGCGCGCGGCGAGCGAGAGGTCTTCGGACAGGTTGGTCAGCGCGGCAACCTTCGGGCTGTCGAGATAGGCGAGGTGCGGCGGCACTTCGCCCGCCTTCTTGACCGGCATCCCGACGATGGCGTGGAAGCGGCCGGGTTCGGTGTTGCGAAGCTGGCTGCCGCCGGTGACGTGCGGGAACACGATGTCCTTGCCGCCACCCTTGATGACTTCGCATTTCAGCGTCACGCGCGCGGCCATTTCCACGGCCGTGCCGCAGACCTCGCCATCGCCCTGCGCGAAGTGGATGTCGCCGGTCCACAGGCCCGCCCCGTCGACGAGAACCGGGAACAGGATCGTGGTGCCGACCTGCATCGCCTTGATGTCCATGTTGCCGCCGTTCTCGCGCGGGGCCACGGTGCGCAGGCCTTCGGCGGCATAGGGCGCGCCTTCGCCGAACAGCTTTTCCGGCACGGCGCGGCCCGGATCGGGCATCAGCACGAAGCCGCCCGCCGCCGCCAGCGCGCCTTCACGCTCCAGCGCGGCGGCGACTTCGGGCTTGCCGGGCAGCACACCGATCGAACCGGGGAAGGCGCACATCGGAATGCGCACGCCGGGGATCTGCTCGGAAACGGCGCAGAGCCTGTCCAGCTTCCAGTTCGCGATGAACGGGCCGGAGATGACATCGCGCAGATAGCCGAAGCCCGGCACGATCGCGGTATAGCCATAGTCCGACGGCGCGATGTCGACGATCGTGACCGCCAGCGCATCGCCCCGTTCCGCGCCCTCGATATGGACCGGGCCGGTCATCGGATGGACACGGTTGAGATCGCAGGCGGCGACCTGTTCAGGCGTGGTGTCGAAATCGAACTGGCTGTCGAACGCGTCACGCGTCTCATAGACGACATAGTCCCCCGGATTGGCGCGGGCGACGGGCTCCAGCGCCCAGTGAAGGCGGTTGAAGCAGTTCGGATCGTCCTTGGCAGTGGCTCCGCTGCGCTTGATTTCGACGGTCTTCGACATGGCGCTCCCTCGTTCTGTCCGGGCATGGCCGGACCGTGGTCTGTGCCGCCATGATGGGGGGCTCCGCCGCTTGCGGGCTATCCCCGTGCCGTGCCGAATAGCCAGCTACCGCATCAAACCACGCCCCATCGATCACGGCGAAACCCGCAATTCCTTCATTCCCCGCCACCATTCGATCGCGCTGAGGTGTTTCTTCCAGCGCCCTGAGGCTAGCGCGCCTGCGCCCCGATGATGTTGCATAATAGGGTCACGAAGACGCTTGCCGGCGTCCCGTGGGCAGGCGGAGCTTCCGGCAATATCGCGCAGATCTATCCAACAGAGCGCGAAGGCCGGTTCGGGGAAATCACATCGGGAGGAATTCAATCATGACACAGCACAACACGCCGGCTAGTCCTGCCGGCCTGACGGTCCATCACACCACGCGAACCTTCCGGCTGCTTGTAGGCGCATCGCTGCTGGGCCTCGCCCTGCCCGCCGTTGCCGCCCACGCCCAGTCCGCATCCGCCGAAACGTCGGCCGGCGCGGCCGAGGAAGCGAACACCGGCGTCGAGACGATCACCGTAACGGCGCGCCGGCGCGCGGAATCGCTGCAGGATACGCCGATCTCGATCTCGGCAATGACCGGCGAAGGCATTGCCGCGCGCGGCATCGAGAACGTCACGCAGATCGGCGATTTCACGCCCAACGTGAAGTTCAACAGCTCCGTCCCGGTTTCGGCCAGCAACGCCACGGCCGCCATTTTTATCCGCGGCATCGGCCAGAACGACTACCAGCTTTCCGCCGATCCCGGCGTCGGTCTCTATCTGGACGGCGTCTATATCTCGCGCGGCGTGGGCAATGTGCTCGATGTGCTCAATATCGAGCGCGTCGAAGTGCTGCGCGGCCCGCAGGGCACCCTGTTCGGCCGCAACACCATCGGTGGCGCGGTCAGCGTGGTGACCAAGAAGCCGTCCGAGACGCTGAACGGCAATATCGAAGCCACAACCGGCAGCTTCAACCGCTTCCAGATCAAGGGCAGCATCGACGTTCCCCTGGCGCAGGGAGTCTATTCGAGCTTCGCCGGCTTCTACCACCGCCGCGACGGCTATGTGAAAGGCATCGTTCCCGGCGCGCCGGACCTGGGTGATACCGACAACCTTGCCGGCCGCTTTGCGCTTCGCCTCGAACCGTCCAGCAACGTGACCATCGATCTCGCCGTCGACGGATCGCGGACTCGCGAGAACTCGGCGCCCAACGTCGCGCTCAAGATCAACGAGAACGCACCCGCCGCGCAAGTGTGGAACGCGCTCTATTCCGGCGCGGCGGCGATCTGCACCAATCTTTCCAACCCCGCCCGGCTCAGCGACCAGCGCTGCTTCAACAGCCAGTGGGCGGTCGGCCCCTACCGTCACGGCGGCACCTTCACGTCGATTTCCAGCGTTTTCACCAATGGAAACCCCAGAAAGTACCAATCCGGCTCTGACGTGAACATCTGGGGCGCATCGGGCACGGTAGAGTGGAAAATCTCGCCCGAAATCGCGGTGAAGTCGATCACCGCCTACCGCAAGGTGACGGGCTTCTGGACACGCGATTCCGATCACAGCCCGGCCACGATCGTCGAAACCAACAGCGACTGGAAGCAGGACCAGTTCTCGCAGGAACTTCAGCTTCAGGGCAAGATGCTGAATGGCAAGTTCAACTGGGTGCTGGGCGGCTACTATTCGAGCGAGCACGGCAACCACAGGGACCTCGTCAATATCGTCGATGCCGTGTTCCTGAGCGGCGCGGTGCTTGACGGGGAAAGCCTCGCCTTCTTCGGCCAGGGCACTTACGAGATCGTGCACGATCTGAACCTGACCGCCGGCGTGCGCTGGACGCAGGACAAGAAGACGTTTGGCAACGCCAACCAGTACGTCGTCGAAGCCGGCTTCCTGACCGGCGCGCCCTACAACCCCGACGGGTCCGGGCTCAAGAACGGCGATCCGCTGATGGGGCCGCTCGGCCAGCGCGCGACGATCAAGGACAAGGCGTGGACGCCGATGGTCAGCCTTTCCTATCGCTGGAGCCCGGAGCTGCTGACTTATGCCTCCTACTCCGAAGGGTTCAAGGGTGGCGGCTTTACCCAGCGCGTGTTCCCGCCGTTCGCCTTCATCCCCTCGTTCAAGCCGGAAACCAGCAGGACCTACGAACTGGGCTTCAAGAGCGATCTCGCCGGCCGGCGCCTGCGCCTGAACGGCGCGGTCTTCCTCAACGACTACAACAACCTGCAGATCACCGTGAACGACCCCACGCTGGGCTTCGCGCCGATCATCCAGAACGCCGCCAAGGCCCGCATCAAGGGCTTCGAGCTGGAAATGCTGGCGCGCCCGGTGCCGGCGCTGTCGATCGAGGCGGGCATCGGCTATCTCGACGCCAAGTACCGTCAGGTGGACCTGCGCGCGCTGAGCGCGGGCGTGACGACCGCGACCAGGCTGCAGAACGCGCCCAAGTGGACGCTGAGCGCCGGCGCATCCTATGCGATCGAGGCCGCTGGCATCGGCACCTTCACGCCGCGCATCGACTGGTCCTATCGCTCGACGGTCTACAACGACGCGGTCAACACGCCGGAACTGGTCCAGCCGGGCTATCACCTCGTCAACGCCTCGATCGGCTTCAGTGACGAGGACAAGCGCTGGGGCGTGACGCTGGGCGTCAAGAACCTGACCAAGGCGCTCTACCTCGGCTCCGGCTATGCGGACTCGTTCGGCGGTATCATCGAGGGCGTCTACGGCCGTCCGCGCGAATGGTACCTCAGCGCGCGCACGTCGTTCTGACCCCGTGGCGGAAGCGGCCCGGCGCAATCCGGTCCGCTTCCGCCGCCCCGGCTCGTTCATCAAAGGCCCGGCATCATGACAGAACCATCGTCGCTTGAGGACCGGATCGCCCGCCTCGAAGCGCGGCGCGCTATCGACGACCTGATCGGCGCTCTGGGCCGGGCGTTCGATAGCGGCCCTTCCGCCGATGCGCTGCGCCCACTGTTCACCGTAGAGGCCACCTTCCGCATCGACCGCTACGGCGATCTGCAGGGCCGCGATGCCATTGCCGATGGCGTGGCCGGCAATGCCGATGCGGGTTTCCGCTGGACGCTGCACTACCTCGTCTCTCCCAAGGTGGAACTGGCCGCCGACCGCATGGTGGCCGACGTGGAATTCTATCTCTGGGAGGTCGCAACCGCGGCCAGCGGACGCGCCTACTGGATCGGCGGCCGTTATCTCGCCACCGCGCGGTCCGATCGGGGCCAATGGCGCTTCAGCTATCTCGAACTGATCGCCGATCTCATTTCCCACTATCCCGCGGGCTGGTCGCCAAAGCCCGGGGCACTCGCCGACGCCTGAAACCGACCACAGAGAGGACACCTCGACGATGACTGACCCCGCCAGCACCACGCTGAAGCCGGGCGCGGAGACGTTCGCCCACCTCGGCCGCAGCGTGGCTGCGATCCGCGCCGAACTCGGCACCGAACCCGTATCGGTGGACGCCATCCGCGATCCGGCGATCTACGAACTGGAGCGGGAGAAGATCTTCCGCCGCACCTGGCTGAAGGTGGCGACCACGTCGGAGCTGCCCGCCATCGGTGACTACAAGGTCAAGGACCTGCCGGTCGTCGACGCCTCGGTGCTGATCGTGCGCGGCAAGGACGGCGTGGTCCGCGCGTTCCACAACGTCTGCACCCATCGCGGCAACAAGGTGGTGCCGTCCTCGGACGCCGAAACCTTCGGCCGCGCGCGCGCCGGCGTCGTCACCTGCCGGTTCCACGGCTGGGTCTTCGGCACCGACGGCCCGCTGCGCTCGGTGCCGCTGGAGGACCATTTCGGCACGCTCGACAAGGCCTGCCTCGGCCTGCGCGAGATCGCCTGCGATACCTGGGAAGGCTTCGTGTTCATCAACATGGCCGATCCGCCCGAACAGACGCTGGCGGAATATCTCGGCGATTTCGGCACACTGTTCGGCGGTTATCCCTATGCCGAAGCGACGACGGCCTATCGCTATTCCACCGTGCTCGAATGCAACTGGAAGGTCGCGCTCTATGCCTTTTCCGAAGGCTATCACGTTCCCACGATCCACGCCGGATCGCTGCCGGGCTTTCGCGGGATCGAACATTCCGATTTCAAGCTGATCGGCCCGCACGCCTCGTCCACGATCTACGGCCTTGGCATGGAAGCCGCCGCTTCCACCGCCGAATGCGCGCGCGTGCTCCACGGCAGCGCGGCCCATGCCCCGCATCCCGAGCAGGTTCCGCCCGGGATCAACCCGACGCGGCGCGCGGATTTCCAGTTCGAACTGCCGAACGTCTTTCCCAACCTGCTGATCCATCTCGCCGCCGGCTGCGGCTATCCGGGCATGGCCTTCTTCACCCACCAGTTCTGGCCGCTCGACCACGGGCGGACGCTGTGGGAAGGCATCAACTACTTCCGCCCGGCGCGCAACGCGGCCGAACGGGTGGCGCAACTGCACGTCAACGCGCTGCATCGCAACGCCTGGCTGGAAGACACGGCGACGATGGAAGACACGTTCACCGGCATCCGTTCGGGCGCAGTCGATACCATGCAGCTCATGGATCAGGAGTTCCTGATCCGGCACGCGGCGCGCACGCTGGACCGCTACCTCGCCGCCTGAACGGAAAGGATCATCCCGATGACCGATACCATCACCCTGCCCGCCGGCTTCGAAGACCTGACCGAGCTTGCGGCACACTGGGCACGCGCCACGGAAAATGCGCGCAGCGCCATTCGCTGGAGCGCTTCGGCGCAGGATTTCGCGGCGTTCTACACCGCGTTCATGCCACGCCTGCGCGCCGCGCTTGATCTGCTCGAACAGGTTCCGCTCGAGGAGATGGACGAAGCGCAGAACAACCTGTTCGAACTGGCCTGCGCCTTTGCCGAGGCCGCGCCGCACCACGAGCTTTACGGTGGCAGCGCGGAGGTGCCGCACAGCTTCTCCGCACGCCGGTTCGTCCCCGGCCACGGCGACACGGCTTCACGGCTGTAGGCGGCTCAGCCGGGCGCGAAGACCTGCTCCAGCAGGCCGGCCGCGCCCGGCGCCACGCATTGCGCCACGTTGAAGCGCATGAAATCGGGCGCGGTGCGCGTCAGGCTGAAAACGTCGCCGGGGGCCAGAACCACCCCCTGCGCCAGCGCGGCGCGCGCGCATTCGGCGGCGTCCATCCCGCCGGGCAATTGGCACCACAGGAACATGCCCGCGCGCGGTTCGATCCACGGCACGATGCCCAGCGCGCCCAGCCGTTCGATCGTGGCGCGCCGGGCCTTGCGCAGCCGGGCGCGCAAGGTCTGGACATGGCGGCGGTAACTGCCGTCCTGGATCACGCGCAACACCAGTTCACTCGACAGCCGCCCTGCCCCGAAGGCCGTCGCGATCGACAGGTCCACCAGCCGGTCCATCCAGTCGGCCCGGATCGCGACGTAGCCACAGCGCACCGCCGCCGACAGCGTCTTGGAAAAGCTGCCGATCTGAATCACCCGTTCCAGCCCGTCGAGCGCGGCCAGGCGCGGAGCGGGTTCCTCGTCGAAATCGGCGAAGATGTCGTCCTCGATGATGGTCAGGTCGTGGGCGTCCGCCAGCCGCAGCAGCCGGTGCGCCGTGGTGAGCGAAAGCGTGGCCCCGGTGGGATTGTGGACGCCCGAATTGGTGATGTAGAGCCGGGGACGGTGCGTGACGAGCGCGTGTTCGAACGCGG
This window of the Novosphingobium sp. EMRT-2 genome carries:
- a CDS encoding aromatic ring-hydroxylating dioxygenase subunit alpha; its protein translation is MNIQHRWLEKYPELGSGPIPTEPYISPAWYEQEKEKIFSKVWLCVGRASEIPKAGDYKVKRIEAAGTSAIIIRGKDGVVRAFHNMCAHRGNTVVTEIGEETYGKSKAAVVTCRFHGWVYGADGALKSVPSEERFYSCFDKAHNGLTEIALGVWEGFLFINVAPQPEQTLEEYLGDYAEHFRGYPFDEMDFGFTYRTELACNWKVAHDAFAEAYHVDTIHAGSFPNVFSTGLQNVKLMGPHRTCAVCLTLDAKPTPVSAVANAISGASLVSRRGESMLPKTINPDHRGDFAFELSVIFPNTLLHVSEGIWFTHQFWPTAHNRTVWEGRYYVRAPRTNAERWAIEHAMTLQRNAWLEDTATMEDTQRAMESRAKTQQHLQDDEILIRHSAAVVDQYVNA
- a CDS encoding acetamidase/formamidase family protein; translated protein: MSKTVEIKRSGATAKDDPNCFNRLHWALEPVARANPGDYVVYETRDAFDSQFDFDTTPEQVAACDLNRVHPMTGPVHIEGAERGDALAVTIVDIAPSDYGYTAIVPGFGYLRDVISGPFIANWKLDRLCAVSEQIPGVRIPMCAFPGSIGVLPGKPEVAAALEREGALAAAGGFVLMPDPGRAVPEKLFGEGAPYAAEGLRTVAPRENGGNMDIKAMQVGTTILFPVLVDGAGLWTGDIHFAQGDGEVCGTAVEMAARVTLKCEVIKGGGKDIVFPHVTGGSQLRNTEPGRFHAIVGMPVKKAGEVPPHLAYLDSPKVAALTNLSEDLSLAARDALLRMIDWIATNKGYTREQAYAICAAAVDLRIGQLVDVPNVIVSAVLPLDIFVE
- a CDS encoding TonB-dependent receptor codes for the protein MTQHNTPASPAGLTVHHTTRTFRLLVGASLLGLALPAVAAHAQSASAETSAGAAEEANTGVETITVTARRRAESLQDTPISISAMTGEGIAARGIENVTQIGDFTPNVKFNSSVPVSASNATAAIFIRGIGQNDYQLSADPGVGLYLDGVYISRGVGNVLDVLNIERVEVLRGPQGTLFGRNTIGGAVSVVTKKPSETLNGNIEATTGSFNRFQIKGSIDVPLAQGVYSSFAGFYHRRDGYVKGIVPGAPDLGDTDNLAGRFALRLEPSSNVTIDLAVDGSRTRENSAPNVALKINENAPAAQVWNALYSGAAAICTNLSNPARLSDQRCFNSQWAVGPYRHGGTFTSISSVFTNGNPRKYQSGSDVNIWGASGTVEWKISPEIAVKSITAYRKVTGFWTRDSDHSPATIVETNSDWKQDQFSQELQLQGKMLNGKFNWVLGGYYSSEHGNHRDLVNIVDAVFLSGAVLDGESLAFFGQGTYEIVHDLNLTAGVRWTQDKKTFGNANQYVVEAGFLTGAPYNPDGSGLKNGDPLMGPLGQRATIKDKAWTPMVSLSYRWSPELLTYASYSEGFKGGGFTQRVFPPFAFIPSFKPETSRTYELGFKSDLAGRRLRLNGAVFLNDYNNLQITVNDPTLGFAPIIQNAAKARIKGFELEMLARPVPALSIEAGIGYLDAKYRQVDLRALSAGVTTATRLQNAPKWTLSAGASYAIEAAGIGTFTPRIDWSYRSTVYNDAVNTPELVQPGYHLVNASIGFSDEDKRWGVTLGVKNLTKALYLGSGYADSFGGIIEGVYGRPREWYLSARTSF
- a CDS encoding nuclear transport factor 2 family protein; this translates as MTEPSSLEDRIARLEARRAIDDLIGALGRAFDSGPSADALRPLFTVEATFRIDRYGDLQGRDAIADGVAGNADAGFRWTLHYLVSPKVELAADRMVADVEFYLWEVATAASGRAYWIGGRYLATARSDRGQWRFSYLELIADLISHYPAGWSPKPGALADA